From Primulina tabacum isolate GXHZ01 chromosome 2, ASM2559414v2, whole genome shotgun sequence, one genomic window encodes:
- the LOC142527674 gene encoding protein RRP6-like 2 isoform X2 — protein MEIDQTDEGTPGKNWTLRNLAAKGSLRTSIGKLSGSSRIISSQKDFHFYNNFPEFKNPVRETSEKSKNMLIKIGASEDLLGKAVMFPPDEKMELDDDVANDWLENVNDNIFEKFDVSLDEFKRLRKKEEESGVRKMRVNAVDDDSESGFQMVCGKKSKKFFSSLDANVEEFRVKSQEVRVAEKVKPKVPFHIPTIPRPQDEYKIIVNNLNQPFEHVWLDRSEDGSTFVHCLEKLSVIDFVDKNDSTAEAIKPSPIELTPFKLVEDVNELRRLALKLANVKEFAVDLEHNHYRSFQGLTCLMQISTRTEDFVIDTLKLRVHIGPYLRSVFKDPTKRKVMHGADRDILWLQRDFSIYVCNMFDTGQASRVLKMERNSLEYLLNHFCGVAANKEYQNADWRLRPLPHEMIAYAREDTHYLLYIYDVLRQKLLMSAAESENSDPPLTEVYKRSYDICCQLYEKELLTDNSYLYIYGLQDAELNAKQLAVVSGLYEWRDVVARAEDESTGYVLPNRTLLELAKQMPVTASKLRHGLRSKHLYIERNIGSVVSIIKHAIQNASAFEEAVEHLKARRLEMVTEENSLADDSELSPPTAPEVIKTTDEVEIKHRYLPNDRKDATSISSVQYVNESHVTESSNARISTNELKSAHHSYERNGNEKSETDGCATNVPSETPHESGHPVDTPTDTKLSPAAAATVPTLKKPSRAFGALFGNSAKRKYIPDRIELQDTKLEQIKSTVSLPFHIFSGRDERFQSSVQESPSVTEVPPHMEEVPTPVAVSTTEDVINLGDDSDKEESAKGNSDSASNHDINQLANNIAGSASEIYDRDEPMSLSDLSSGFQKFFASQEQPRSSEMVENSQPSVDFEPFNYAAARKQVKFGNSPRTRTAENEDNARNRSKRAYGKKNFVTIESPNVEEKTDVLPQGRRRQAFPASGNRSATFR, from the exons ATGGAAATTGATCAAACTGATGAAGGAACTCCAGGAAAAAACTGGACTTTGCGGAATCTGGCAGCGAAGGGTTCCCTACGAACGTCTATAGGAAAGCTTTCAGGATCATCGAGAATCATATCCTCGCAGAAGGattttcatttttataataattttccgGAATTCAAAAACCCGGTCAGAGAAACCAGCGAAAAATCGAAAAATATGTTGATAAAGATTGGGGCATCTGAAGATCTGTTAGGAAAGGCGGTTATGTTCCCGCCTGATGAAAAGATGGAATTGGATGACGATGTGGCGAACGACTGGCTTGAAAATGTGAACGacaatatttttgaaaagttcGATGTGTCACTGGATGAGTTTAAGAGGTTGCGGAAGAAGGAAGAGGAGAGTGGTGTCAGGAAGATGCGAGTTAATGCTGTTGATGATGATTCTGAGAGTGGGTTTCAGATGGTTTGTGGGAAGAAGAGTAAGAAATTTTTTTCGAGTTTGGATGCGAATGTGGAAGAATTCAGAGTGAAGAGTCAAGAAGTGAGGGTAGCAGAAAAGGTGAAGCCTAAGGTTCCGTTTCACATACCTACGATACCCAGGCCGCAAGACGAGTACAAAATCATtgtaaataatttgaatcaGCCGTTCGAGCACGTTTGGTTGGATAGGAGTGAAGATGGGTCTACCTTCGTACATTGCTTG GAAAAGCTCTCTGTCATTGACTTTGTTGATAAAAATGACAGCACTGCGGAGGCTATTAAACCTTCTCCAATAGAACTTACCCCATTCAAACTTGTTGAAGATGTGAATGAGTTGAGACGGCTGGCTTTGAAATTGGCTAACGTGAAGGAATTTGCG GTTGATTTGGAGCATAACCATTACAGGTCTTTTCAAGGCTTGACGTGCTTGATGCAAATTTCCACAAGAACTGAGGATTTTGTGATCGACACATTGAAACTCCGGGTTCACATTGGCCCGTATCTCAGATCTGTATTCAAAGACCCAACTAAGAGAAAG GTAATGCATGGAGCAGATCGGGACATTCTGTGGCTCCAACGGGACTTCAGCATATATGTCTGCAATATGTTTGACACAGGACAG GCCTCGAGGGTATTGAAAATGGAAAGGAACAGCCTCGAGTACCTGCTGAATCATTTTTGTGGAGTTGCCGCAAACAAAGA ATATCAGAATGCAGATTGGAGACTACGTCCACTTCCCCATGAGATGATTGC ATATGCCAGAGAAGACACACATTATTTGCTGTACATTTATGACGTGCTGAGGCAAAAATTGCTAATGTCAGCTGCTGAATCTGAAAATTCCGATCCTCCTCTAACTGAG GTCTATAAACGGAGTTACGATATATGCTGTCAACTCTATGAAAAGGAGCTTCTGACCGATAACTCGTACCTTTACATTTATGG GTTACAGGATGCTGAGCTCAATGCTAAGCAGCTAGCTGTTGTTTCT GGACTCTATGAATGGAGGGATGTTGTTGCTCGTGCTGAAGATGAGAGCACTGGATATGTTTTACCAAATAGGACTCTTCTCGAACTTG CTAAACAGATGCCTGTAACTGCCAGCAAATTACGTCATGGTTTGAGATCCAAGCACCTGTATATTGAACGAAATATTGGTTCTGTTGTTAGTATAATAAAACATGCCATCCAAAATGCGTCTGCATTTGAGGAAGCCGTTGAACATCTTAAAGCGAGGCGATTGGAAATG GTAACTGAAGAAAATTCTTTGGCAGACGATTCTGAATTGTCCCCTCCAACAGCTCCTGAAGTAATAAAAACTACCGATGAAGTTGAAATAAAACATAGATATTTACCTAATGACCGCAAAGATGCCACCTCAATATCTTCGGTTCAATATGTGAACGAGTCTCATGTCACTGAAAGTTCTAATGCTAGAATCAGTACAAACGAGCTGAAATCTGCTCACCACTCCTATGAGAGAAACGGGAATGAGAAAAGTGAGACAGATGGTTGTGCTACTAATGTTCCTAGTGAAACACCGCATGAATCTGGGCATCCCGTAGATACACCTACAGATACAAAATTGTCACCAGCC GCTGCAGCGACTGTTCCGACTCTGAAGAAGCCAAGCCGAGCTTTTGGGGCATTGTTTGGCAATTCAGCGAAGCGGAAGTATATTCCTGATAGAATA GAACTACAAGACACTAAACTGGAGCAAATAAAATCAACAGTGAGTCTCCCATTCCATATATTTTCAGGCAGGGATGAACGATTTCAATCATCCGTTCAGGAATCTCCCTCAGTAACTGAAGTTCCACCTCACATGGAAGAAGTCCCGACACCAGTTGCTGTTTCAACCACTGAAGATGTTATCAATCTTGGTGATGATTCAGACAAGGAAGAATCAGCAAAAGGGAACTCTGATTCTGCATCCAACCATGACATAAACCAGCTAGCAAACAACATAGCAG GTTCTGCATCAGAGATTTATGATCGGGATGAGCCCATGTCACTGTCTGACCTATCCTCAGGCTTCCAAAAGTTCTTTGCATCACAGGAGCAACCTAGGAGTTCAGAAATGGTGGAAAATTCTCAACCCTCCGTTGATTTTGAACCGTTCAATTATGCAGCTGCTAGAAAGCAGGTAAAATTTGGGAATAGTCCGAGGACACGAACGGCGGAAAACGAAGACAATGCTAGGAATAGGTCTAAAAGAGCATATGGGAAAAAGAATTTTGTGACAATTGAATCACCAAATGTTGAAGAGAAAACAGATGTTCTTCCGCAGGGTAGAAGGCGGCAGGCTTTTCCAGCATCCGGGAATCGCAGTGCAACTTTCCGTTGA
- the LOC142527674 gene encoding protein RRP6-like 2 isoform X3, which translates to MEIDQTDEGTPGKNWTLRNLAAKGSLRTSIGKLSGSSRIISSQKDFHFYNNFPEFKNPVRETSEKSKNMLIKIGASEDLLGKAVMFPPDEKMELDDDVANDWLENVNDNIFEKFDVSLDEFKRLRKKEEESGVRKMRVNAVDDDSESGFQMVCGKKSKKFFSSLDANVEEFRVKSQEVRVAEKVKPKVPFHIPTIPRPQDEYKIIVNNLNQPFEHVWLDRSEDGSTFVHCLVDLEHNHYRSFQGLTCLMQISTRTEDFVIDTLKLRVHIGPYLRSVFKDPTKRKVMHGADRDILWLQRDFSIYVCNMFDTGQASRVLKMERNSLEYLLNHFCGVAANKEYQNADWRLRPLPHEMIAYAREDTHYLLYIYDVLRQKLLMSAAESENSDPPLTEVYKRSYDICCQLYEKELLTDNSYLYIYGLQDAELNAKQLAVVSGLYEWRDVVARAEDESTGYVLPNRTLLELAKQMPVTASKLRHGLRSKHLYIERNIGSVVSIIKHAIQNASAFEEAVEHLKARRLEMVTEENSLADDSELSPPTAPEVIKTTDEVEIKHRYLPNDRKDATSISSVQYVNESHVTESSNARISTNELKSAHHSYERNGNEKSETDGCATNVPSETPHESGHPVDTPTDTKLSPAAAATVPTLKKPSRAFGALFGNSAKRKYIPDRIELQDTKLEQIKSTVSLPFHIFSGRDERFQSSVQESPSVTEVPPHMEEVPTPVAVSTTEDVINLGDDSDKEESAKGNSDSASNHDINQLANNIAAGSASEIYDRDEPMSLSDLSSGFQKFFASQEQPRSSEMVENSQPSVDFEPFNYAAARKQVKFGNSPRTRTAENEDNARNRSKRAYGKKNFVTIESPNVEEKTDVLPQGRRRQAFPASGNRSATFR; encoded by the exons ATGGAAATTGATCAAACTGATGAAGGAACTCCAGGAAAAAACTGGACTTTGCGGAATCTGGCAGCGAAGGGTTCCCTACGAACGTCTATAGGAAAGCTTTCAGGATCATCGAGAATCATATCCTCGCAGAAGGattttcatttttataataattttccgGAATTCAAAAACCCGGTCAGAGAAACCAGCGAAAAATCGAAAAATATGTTGATAAAGATTGGGGCATCTGAAGATCTGTTAGGAAAGGCGGTTATGTTCCCGCCTGATGAAAAGATGGAATTGGATGACGATGTGGCGAACGACTGGCTTGAAAATGTGAACGacaatatttttgaaaagttcGATGTGTCACTGGATGAGTTTAAGAGGTTGCGGAAGAAGGAAGAGGAGAGTGGTGTCAGGAAGATGCGAGTTAATGCTGTTGATGATGATTCTGAGAGTGGGTTTCAGATGGTTTGTGGGAAGAAGAGTAAGAAATTTTTTTCGAGTTTGGATGCGAATGTGGAAGAATTCAGAGTGAAGAGTCAAGAAGTGAGGGTAGCAGAAAAGGTGAAGCCTAAGGTTCCGTTTCACATACCTACGATACCCAGGCCGCAAGACGAGTACAAAATCATtgtaaataatttgaatcaGCCGTTCGAGCACGTTTGGTTGGATAGGAGTGAAGATGGGTCTACCTTCGTACATTGCTTG GTTGATTTGGAGCATAACCATTACAGGTCTTTTCAAGGCTTGACGTGCTTGATGCAAATTTCCACAAGAACTGAGGATTTTGTGATCGACACATTGAAACTCCGGGTTCACATTGGCCCGTATCTCAGATCTGTATTCAAAGACCCAACTAAGAGAAAG GTAATGCATGGAGCAGATCGGGACATTCTGTGGCTCCAACGGGACTTCAGCATATATGTCTGCAATATGTTTGACACAGGACAG GCCTCGAGGGTATTGAAAATGGAAAGGAACAGCCTCGAGTACCTGCTGAATCATTTTTGTGGAGTTGCCGCAAACAAAGA ATATCAGAATGCAGATTGGAGACTACGTCCACTTCCCCATGAGATGATTGC ATATGCCAGAGAAGACACACATTATTTGCTGTACATTTATGACGTGCTGAGGCAAAAATTGCTAATGTCAGCTGCTGAATCTGAAAATTCCGATCCTCCTCTAACTGAG GTCTATAAACGGAGTTACGATATATGCTGTCAACTCTATGAAAAGGAGCTTCTGACCGATAACTCGTACCTTTACATTTATGG GTTACAGGATGCTGAGCTCAATGCTAAGCAGCTAGCTGTTGTTTCT GGACTCTATGAATGGAGGGATGTTGTTGCTCGTGCTGAAGATGAGAGCACTGGATATGTTTTACCAAATAGGACTCTTCTCGAACTTG CTAAACAGATGCCTGTAACTGCCAGCAAATTACGTCATGGTTTGAGATCCAAGCACCTGTATATTGAACGAAATATTGGTTCTGTTGTTAGTATAATAAAACATGCCATCCAAAATGCGTCTGCATTTGAGGAAGCCGTTGAACATCTTAAAGCGAGGCGATTGGAAATG GTAACTGAAGAAAATTCTTTGGCAGACGATTCTGAATTGTCCCCTCCAACAGCTCCTGAAGTAATAAAAACTACCGATGAAGTTGAAATAAAACATAGATATTTACCTAATGACCGCAAAGATGCCACCTCAATATCTTCGGTTCAATATGTGAACGAGTCTCATGTCACTGAAAGTTCTAATGCTAGAATCAGTACAAACGAGCTGAAATCTGCTCACCACTCCTATGAGAGAAACGGGAATGAGAAAAGTGAGACAGATGGTTGTGCTACTAATGTTCCTAGTGAAACACCGCATGAATCTGGGCATCCCGTAGATACACCTACAGATACAAAATTGTCACCAGCC GCTGCAGCGACTGTTCCGACTCTGAAGAAGCCAAGCCGAGCTTTTGGGGCATTGTTTGGCAATTCAGCGAAGCGGAAGTATATTCCTGATAGAATA GAACTACAAGACACTAAACTGGAGCAAATAAAATCAACAGTGAGTCTCCCATTCCATATATTTTCAGGCAGGGATGAACGATTTCAATCATCCGTTCAGGAATCTCCCTCAGTAACTGAAGTTCCACCTCACATGGAAGAAGTCCCGACACCAGTTGCTGTTTCAACCACTGAAGATGTTATCAATCTTGGTGATGATTCAGACAAGGAAGAATCAGCAAAAGGGAACTCTGATTCTGCATCCAACCATGACATAAACCAGCTAGCAAACAACATAGCAG CAGGTTCTGCATCAGAGATTTATGATCGGGATGAGCCCATGTCACTGTCTGACCTATCCTCAGGCTTCCAAAAGTTCTTTGCATCACAGGAGCAACCTAGGAGTTCAGAAATGGTGGAAAATTCTCAACCCTCCGTTGATTTTGAACCGTTCAATTATGCAGCTGCTAGAAAGCAGGTAAAATTTGGGAATAGTCCGAGGACACGAACGGCGGAAAACGAAGACAATGCTAGGAATAGGTCTAAAAGAGCATATGGGAAAAAGAATTTTGTGACAATTGAATCACCAAATGTTGAAGAGAAAACAGATGTTCTTCCGCAGGGTAGAAGGCGGCAGGCTTTTCCAGCATCCGGGAATCGCAGTGCAACTTTCCGTTGA
- the LOC142527674 gene encoding protein RRP6-like 2 isoform X1, which yields MEIDQTDEGTPGKNWTLRNLAAKGSLRTSIGKLSGSSRIISSQKDFHFYNNFPEFKNPVRETSEKSKNMLIKIGASEDLLGKAVMFPPDEKMELDDDVANDWLENVNDNIFEKFDVSLDEFKRLRKKEEESGVRKMRVNAVDDDSESGFQMVCGKKSKKFFSSLDANVEEFRVKSQEVRVAEKVKPKVPFHIPTIPRPQDEYKIIVNNLNQPFEHVWLDRSEDGSTFVHCLEKLSVIDFVDKNDSTAEAIKPSPIELTPFKLVEDVNELRRLALKLANVKEFAVDLEHNHYRSFQGLTCLMQISTRTEDFVIDTLKLRVHIGPYLRSVFKDPTKRKVMHGADRDILWLQRDFSIYVCNMFDTGQASRVLKMERNSLEYLLNHFCGVAANKEYQNADWRLRPLPHEMIAYAREDTHYLLYIYDVLRQKLLMSAAESENSDPPLTEVYKRSYDICCQLYEKELLTDNSYLYIYGLQDAELNAKQLAVVSGLYEWRDVVARAEDESTGYVLPNRTLLELAKQMPVTASKLRHGLRSKHLYIERNIGSVVSIIKHAIQNASAFEEAVEHLKARRLEMVTEENSLADDSELSPPTAPEVIKTTDEVEIKHRYLPNDRKDATSISSVQYVNESHVTESSNARISTNELKSAHHSYERNGNEKSETDGCATNVPSETPHESGHPVDTPTDTKLSPAAAATVPTLKKPSRAFGALFGNSAKRKYIPDRIELQDTKLEQIKSTVSLPFHIFSGRDERFQSSVQESPSVTEVPPHMEEVPTPVAVSTTEDVINLGDDSDKEESAKGNSDSASNHDINQLANNIAAGSASEIYDRDEPMSLSDLSSGFQKFFASQEQPRSSEMVENSQPSVDFEPFNYAAARKQVKFGNSPRTRTAENEDNARNRSKRAYGKKNFVTIESPNVEEKTDVLPQGRRRQAFPASGNRSATFR from the exons ATGGAAATTGATCAAACTGATGAAGGAACTCCAGGAAAAAACTGGACTTTGCGGAATCTGGCAGCGAAGGGTTCCCTACGAACGTCTATAGGAAAGCTTTCAGGATCATCGAGAATCATATCCTCGCAGAAGGattttcatttttataataattttccgGAATTCAAAAACCCGGTCAGAGAAACCAGCGAAAAATCGAAAAATATGTTGATAAAGATTGGGGCATCTGAAGATCTGTTAGGAAAGGCGGTTATGTTCCCGCCTGATGAAAAGATGGAATTGGATGACGATGTGGCGAACGACTGGCTTGAAAATGTGAACGacaatatttttgaaaagttcGATGTGTCACTGGATGAGTTTAAGAGGTTGCGGAAGAAGGAAGAGGAGAGTGGTGTCAGGAAGATGCGAGTTAATGCTGTTGATGATGATTCTGAGAGTGGGTTTCAGATGGTTTGTGGGAAGAAGAGTAAGAAATTTTTTTCGAGTTTGGATGCGAATGTGGAAGAATTCAGAGTGAAGAGTCAAGAAGTGAGGGTAGCAGAAAAGGTGAAGCCTAAGGTTCCGTTTCACATACCTACGATACCCAGGCCGCAAGACGAGTACAAAATCATtgtaaataatttgaatcaGCCGTTCGAGCACGTTTGGTTGGATAGGAGTGAAGATGGGTCTACCTTCGTACATTGCTTG GAAAAGCTCTCTGTCATTGACTTTGTTGATAAAAATGACAGCACTGCGGAGGCTATTAAACCTTCTCCAATAGAACTTACCCCATTCAAACTTGTTGAAGATGTGAATGAGTTGAGACGGCTGGCTTTGAAATTGGCTAACGTGAAGGAATTTGCG GTTGATTTGGAGCATAACCATTACAGGTCTTTTCAAGGCTTGACGTGCTTGATGCAAATTTCCACAAGAACTGAGGATTTTGTGATCGACACATTGAAACTCCGGGTTCACATTGGCCCGTATCTCAGATCTGTATTCAAAGACCCAACTAAGAGAAAG GTAATGCATGGAGCAGATCGGGACATTCTGTGGCTCCAACGGGACTTCAGCATATATGTCTGCAATATGTTTGACACAGGACAG GCCTCGAGGGTATTGAAAATGGAAAGGAACAGCCTCGAGTACCTGCTGAATCATTTTTGTGGAGTTGCCGCAAACAAAGA ATATCAGAATGCAGATTGGAGACTACGTCCACTTCCCCATGAGATGATTGC ATATGCCAGAGAAGACACACATTATTTGCTGTACATTTATGACGTGCTGAGGCAAAAATTGCTAATGTCAGCTGCTGAATCTGAAAATTCCGATCCTCCTCTAACTGAG GTCTATAAACGGAGTTACGATATATGCTGTCAACTCTATGAAAAGGAGCTTCTGACCGATAACTCGTACCTTTACATTTATGG GTTACAGGATGCTGAGCTCAATGCTAAGCAGCTAGCTGTTGTTTCT GGACTCTATGAATGGAGGGATGTTGTTGCTCGTGCTGAAGATGAGAGCACTGGATATGTTTTACCAAATAGGACTCTTCTCGAACTTG CTAAACAGATGCCTGTAACTGCCAGCAAATTACGTCATGGTTTGAGATCCAAGCACCTGTATATTGAACGAAATATTGGTTCTGTTGTTAGTATAATAAAACATGCCATCCAAAATGCGTCTGCATTTGAGGAAGCCGTTGAACATCTTAAAGCGAGGCGATTGGAAATG GTAACTGAAGAAAATTCTTTGGCAGACGATTCTGAATTGTCCCCTCCAACAGCTCCTGAAGTAATAAAAACTACCGATGAAGTTGAAATAAAACATAGATATTTACCTAATGACCGCAAAGATGCCACCTCAATATCTTCGGTTCAATATGTGAACGAGTCTCATGTCACTGAAAGTTCTAATGCTAGAATCAGTACAAACGAGCTGAAATCTGCTCACCACTCCTATGAGAGAAACGGGAATGAGAAAAGTGAGACAGATGGTTGTGCTACTAATGTTCCTAGTGAAACACCGCATGAATCTGGGCATCCCGTAGATACACCTACAGATACAAAATTGTCACCAGCC GCTGCAGCGACTGTTCCGACTCTGAAGAAGCCAAGCCGAGCTTTTGGGGCATTGTTTGGCAATTCAGCGAAGCGGAAGTATATTCCTGATAGAATA GAACTACAAGACACTAAACTGGAGCAAATAAAATCAACAGTGAGTCTCCCATTCCATATATTTTCAGGCAGGGATGAACGATTTCAATCATCCGTTCAGGAATCTCCCTCAGTAACTGAAGTTCCACCTCACATGGAAGAAGTCCCGACACCAGTTGCTGTTTCAACCACTGAAGATGTTATCAATCTTGGTGATGATTCAGACAAGGAAGAATCAGCAAAAGGGAACTCTGATTCTGCATCCAACCATGACATAAACCAGCTAGCAAACAACATAGCAG CAGGTTCTGCATCAGAGATTTATGATCGGGATGAGCCCATGTCACTGTCTGACCTATCCTCAGGCTTCCAAAAGTTCTTTGCATCACAGGAGCAACCTAGGAGTTCAGAAATGGTGGAAAATTCTCAACCCTCCGTTGATTTTGAACCGTTCAATTATGCAGCTGCTAGAAAGCAGGTAAAATTTGGGAATAGTCCGAGGACACGAACGGCGGAAAACGAAGACAATGCTAGGAATAGGTCTAAAAGAGCATATGGGAAAAAGAATTTTGTGACAATTGAATCACCAAATGTTGAAGAGAAAACAGATGTTCTTCCGCAGGGTAGAAGGCGGCAGGCTTTTCCAGCATCCGGGAATCGCAGTGCAACTTTCCGTTGA
- the LOC142527674 gene encoding protein RRP6-like 2 isoform X4, producing the protein MEIDQTDEGTPGKNWTLRNLAAKGSLRTSIGKLSGSSRIISSQKDFHFYNNFPEFKNPVRETSEKSKNMLIKIGASEDLLGKAVMFPPDEKMELDDDVANDWLENVNDNIFEKFDVSLDEFKRLRKKEEESGVRKMRVNAVDDDSESGFQMVCGKKSKKFFSSLDANVEEFRVKSQEVRVAEKVKPKVPFHIPTIPRPQDEYKIIVNNLNQPFEHVWLDRSEDGSTFVHCLEKLSVIDFVDKNDSTAEAIKPSPIELTPFKLVEDVNELRRLALKLANVKEFAVDLEHNHYRSFQGLTCLMQISTRTEDFVIDTLKLRVHIGPYLRSVFKDPTKRKVMHGADRDILWLQRDFSIYVCNMFDTGQASRVLKMERNSLEYLLNHFCGVAANKEYQNADWRLRPLPHEMIAYAREDTHYLLYIYDVLRQKLLMSAAESENSDPPLTEVYKRSYDICCQLYEKELLTDNSYLYIYGLQDAELNAKQLAVVSGLYEWRDVVARAEDESTGYVLPNRTLLELAKQMPVTASKLRHGLRSKHLYIERNIGSVVSIIKHAIQNASAFEEAVEHLKARRLEMVTEENSLADDSELSPPTAPEVIKTTDEVEIKHRYLPNDRKDATSISSVQYVNESHVTESSNARISTNELKSAHHSYERNGNEKSETDGCATNVPSETPHESGHPVDTPTDTKLSPAAAATVPTLKKPSRAFGALFGNSAKRKYIPDRILLGFRNYKTLNWSK; encoded by the exons ATGGAAATTGATCAAACTGATGAAGGAACTCCAGGAAAAAACTGGACTTTGCGGAATCTGGCAGCGAAGGGTTCCCTACGAACGTCTATAGGAAAGCTTTCAGGATCATCGAGAATCATATCCTCGCAGAAGGattttcatttttataataattttccgGAATTCAAAAACCCGGTCAGAGAAACCAGCGAAAAATCGAAAAATATGTTGATAAAGATTGGGGCATCTGAAGATCTGTTAGGAAAGGCGGTTATGTTCCCGCCTGATGAAAAGATGGAATTGGATGACGATGTGGCGAACGACTGGCTTGAAAATGTGAACGacaatatttttgaaaagttcGATGTGTCACTGGATGAGTTTAAGAGGTTGCGGAAGAAGGAAGAGGAGAGTGGTGTCAGGAAGATGCGAGTTAATGCTGTTGATGATGATTCTGAGAGTGGGTTTCAGATGGTTTGTGGGAAGAAGAGTAAGAAATTTTTTTCGAGTTTGGATGCGAATGTGGAAGAATTCAGAGTGAAGAGTCAAGAAGTGAGGGTAGCAGAAAAGGTGAAGCCTAAGGTTCCGTTTCACATACCTACGATACCCAGGCCGCAAGACGAGTACAAAATCATtgtaaataatttgaatcaGCCGTTCGAGCACGTTTGGTTGGATAGGAGTGAAGATGGGTCTACCTTCGTACATTGCTTG GAAAAGCTCTCTGTCATTGACTTTGTTGATAAAAATGACAGCACTGCGGAGGCTATTAAACCTTCTCCAATAGAACTTACCCCATTCAAACTTGTTGAAGATGTGAATGAGTTGAGACGGCTGGCTTTGAAATTGGCTAACGTGAAGGAATTTGCG GTTGATTTGGAGCATAACCATTACAGGTCTTTTCAAGGCTTGACGTGCTTGATGCAAATTTCCACAAGAACTGAGGATTTTGTGATCGACACATTGAAACTCCGGGTTCACATTGGCCCGTATCTCAGATCTGTATTCAAAGACCCAACTAAGAGAAAG GTAATGCATGGAGCAGATCGGGACATTCTGTGGCTCCAACGGGACTTCAGCATATATGTCTGCAATATGTTTGACACAGGACAG GCCTCGAGGGTATTGAAAATGGAAAGGAACAGCCTCGAGTACCTGCTGAATCATTTTTGTGGAGTTGCCGCAAACAAAGA ATATCAGAATGCAGATTGGAGACTACGTCCACTTCCCCATGAGATGATTGC ATATGCCAGAGAAGACACACATTATTTGCTGTACATTTATGACGTGCTGAGGCAAAAATTGCTAATGTCAGCTGCTGAATCTGAAAATTCCGATCCTCCTCTAACTGAG GTCTATAAACGGAGTTACGATATATGCTGTCAACTCTATGAAAAGGAGCTTCTGACCGATAACTCGTACCTTTACATTTATGG GTTACAGGATGCTGAGCTCAATGCTAAGCAGCTAGCTGTTGTTTCT GGACTCTATGAATGGAGGGATGTTGTTGCTCGTGCTGAAGATGAGAGCACTGGATATGTTTTACCAAATAGGACTCTTCTCGAACTTG CTAAACAGATGCCTGTAACTGCCAGCAAATTACGTCATGGTTTGAGATCCAAGCACCTGTATATTGAACGAAATATTGGTTCTGTTGTTAGTATAATAAAACATGCCATCCAAAATGCGTCTGCATTTGAGGAAGCCGTTGAACATCTTAAAGCGAGGCGATTGGAAATG GTAACTGAAGAAAATTCTTTGGCAGACGATTCTGAATTGTCCCCTCCAACAGCTCCTGAAGTAATAAAAACTACCGATGAAGTTGAAATAAAACATAGATATTTACCTAATGACCGCAAAGATGCCACCTCAATATCTTCGGTTCAATATGTGAACGAGTCTCATGTCACTGAAAGTTCTAATGCTAGAATCAGTACAAACGAGCTGAAATCTGCTCACCACTCCTATGAGAGAAACGGGAATGAGAAAAGTGAGACAGATGGTTGTGCTACTAATGTTCCTAGTGAAACACCGCATGAATCTGGGCATCCCGTAGATACACCTACAGATACAAAATTGTCACCAGCC GCTGCAGCGACTGTTCCGACTCTGAAGAAGCCAAGCCGAGCTTTTGGGGCATTGTTTGGCAATTCAGCGAAGCGGAAGTATATTCCTGATAGAATA TTACTTGGCTTTAGGAACTACAAGACACTAAACTGGAGCAAATAA